In the Alligator mississippiensis isolate rAllMis1 chromosome 7, rAllMis1, whole genome shotgun sequence genome, one interval contains:
- the LOC132251874 gene encoding olfactory receptor 14I1-like — MSNQTTVTEFLLLEFSDIRELQLLHFAIFLAVYLAALIGNLLVIMVVALDHHLHTPMYFFLMNLSILDLGSISVIVPKSMGNSLWNTRLISYAGCVAQVFLFFFFITANFAFLAIMAYDRCIAICKPLHYETIMKRSACVQMAVSAWVSAIPYSALHTGNTFRLPFCHSNIINKFFCDVPQLLQLSCSDSSLSEFGILIFSGCLFLICFGFIVVSYVQIFSVVLRIPSKQGRHKAFSTCIPHLVVVSLLIFTGTVAYMKPTSNSSSGLDLMGDVLYAILPPIVNPIIYSIRNKEIKAALVKHIAWNLFS; from the coding sequence ATGTCGAACCaaaccactgtaaccgagttcctcctcctggaaTTTTCTGACATCCGGGAGCTGCAGCTTTTACACTTTGCCATCTTTCTAGCAgtgtacctggcagctctgataGGGAATCTCCTCGTTATCATGGTGGTAGCCCTTGACCACCaccttcacactcccatgtacttcttcctcatgaATTTGTCCATCCTAGACCTGGGAagcatctctgtcattgtccccaaatccatgggcaattccctgtggaacaccaggttgatttcctatgctggatgcgTTGCccaagttttccttttcttcttcttcattaCAGCCAACTTTGCCTTCCTCGCCATCATGGCATACGATCGAtgcattgccatctgcaaaccactgcactatgagacCATCATGAAGAGGAGTGCTTGTGTCCAGATGGCAGtcagtgcatgggtcagtgccattccctactctgcactgcacactggtaacacttttcggttacctttctgccactccaacatcatcaacaagtttttctgtgatgtcccccagctgctccagctctcctgctctgactccTCTCTCAGTGAATTTGGGATTCTTATCTTTAGTGGGTGTTTATTTTTGATCTGTTTTGGTTTCATTGTTGTatcatatgttcagatcttcagtgTGGTACTGAGAATCCCTTCAAAGCAAGGCCGGCATAAAGCTTTCTCAACCTGTATTCCTCACCTTGTTGTGGTCTCCTTGCTTATTTTCACTGGCACGGTTGCATACATGAAGCCCACATCCAACTCCTCATCAGGTCTGGATCTCATGGGGGATGTTCTGTATGCCATACTGCCACCAATAGTCAATCCAATCATCTACAGCATTAGAAACAAGGAAATCAAAGCTGCCCTTGTGAAACATATTGCCTGGAATTTGTTCAGTTGA